From a region of the Sesamum indicum cultivar Zhongzhi No. 13 linkage group LG3, S_indicum_v1.0, whole genome shotgun sequence genome:
- the LOC105159376 gene encoding T-complex protein 1 subunit beta has translation MAIEKLLKDEATEEKGERARMASFVGAMAIADLVKTTLGPKGMDKILQSTGRGHSVTVTNDGATILKSLHIDNPAAKVLVDISKVQDDEVGDGTTSVVVLAGELLREAEKLVNAKIHPMTIISGYRMAAECAKNALLEKVVDNKLDAEKFKADLMKIAMTTLSSKILSQDKEHFAKLAVDAVMRLKGSTNLEAIQIIKKPGGSLKDSFLDEGFILDKKIGVGQPKRIENAKILVANTAMDTDKVKIYGARVRVDSMAKVAEIEVAEKEKMREKVQKIINHGINCFVNRQLIYNFPEELFADAGVLAIEHADFDGIERLALVTGGEIASTFDNPESVKLGHCKLIEEIMIGEDKLIHFSGVDMGQACTIVLRGASPHMLDEAERSLHDALCVLSQTVNDSRVLLGGGWPEMVMAKSVDELARKTPGKRSHAIEAFSRALVAIPTTIADNAGLDSAELIAQLRAEHHKEGSNAGIDVISGSVGDMAELGISEAFKVKQAVLLSATEAAEMILRVDEIITCAPRRREDRM, from the exons ATGGCG ATTGAAAAACTTCTTAAAGATGAGGCTACGGAAGAAAAGGGTGAGCGTGCAAGAATG GCCTCCTTCGTTGGAGCGATGGCAATTGCTGACTTGGTTAAGACGACCTTGGGACCTAAGGGGATG GATAAGATTTTGCAATCTACTGGCAGAGGGCACAGTGTTACAGTGACGAATGATGGGGCAACAATCCTAAAGTCCCTACATATTGACAACCCTGCAGCAAAAGTCCTTGTTG ATATCTCAAAAGTTCAAGACGATGAAGTCGGAGATGGTACGACTTCAGTTGTTGTTTTAGCTGGGGAGCTTTTGAGGGAGGCAGAGAAGCTAGTGAATGCCAAAATTCATCCAATGACTATTATTTCAG GGTATCGTATGGCTGCTGAATGTGCTAAAAATGCATTGCTGGAGAAAGTTGTGGACAATAAACTTGATGCAG AGAAATTCAAAGCAGACTTGATGAAGATTGCAATGACCACTTTGAGTTCCAAAATTCTATCTCAGGACAAAGAGCATTTTGCAAAACTAGCTGTTGATGCGGTTATGAGGCTAAAG GGAAGCACTAATTTGGAAGCCATTCAAATCATAAAGAAGCCTGGAGGATCGTTGAAAGATTCATTTCTAGACGAGGG ATTTATTCTAGACAAGAAAATTGGTGTTGGCCAACCAAAACGGATTGAGAATGCAAAAATTTTGGTGGCAAATACTGCAATGGACACAgataaagtgaaaatatatggGGCACGTGTTCGTGTTGATTCAATGGCTAAGGTTGCTGAGATTGAAGTAgctgaaaaggaaaagatgagGGAAAAGGTCCAAAAGATTATCAATCATGGCATAAACTGCTTTGTTAACCGACAGTTGATTTACAATTTCCCAGAGGAACTATTTGCCGATGCTGGAGTACTTGCAATAGAGCATGCCGATTTTGATGGGATTGAGCGACTAGCTCTTGTTACTGGTGGTGAGATAGCATCAACTTTTGATAATCCAGAGTCAGTCAAGCTTGGGCACTGCAAGCTCattgaagaaattatgattGGTGAAGATAAGTTGATCCACTTTTCTGGGGTTGACATGGGCCAGGCATGTACAATTGTATTGAGAGGTGCAAG CCCTCATATGTTGGATGAAGCTGAAAGATCTCTGCATGATGCATTGTGCGTTCTATCACAGACGGTAAATGACAGCAGGGTTTTGCTTGGAGGTGGTTGGCCCGAGATGGTAATGGCAAAGTCAGTTGATGAACTTGCCAGGAAGACTCCAGGGAAAAGATCTCATGCCATTGAAGCTTTCTCAAGGGCGCTTGTGGCCATTCCAACTACAATTGCTGATAATGCTGGTTTGGATAGTGCTGAATTAATCGCTCAACTTCGTGCAGAGCACCATAAAGAGGGAAGCAATGCAGGGATTGATGTTATCTCTGGATCT GTTGGAGATATGGCAGAACTAGGTATTTCCGAGGCATTCAAAGTAAAGCAAGCTGTATTGCTATCAGCAACTGAAGCTGCTGAGATGATTCTAAGGGTTGATGAAATTATCACTTGTGCCCCACGTAGGAGAGAAGACAGAATGTGA
- the LOC105159378 gene encoding cytoplasmic tRNA 2-thiolation protein 1 — protein sequence MASEVVDATAAKPRGGRFCTVCNDRRPALKRPKTLEQICKECFYAVFEDEIHRVIVDNHLFKPGERIAIGASGGKDSTVLAYVLSELNIRHGYGLDLFLLSIDEGITGYRDDSLETVKRNEIQYGLPLKVVSYKELYGWTMDEIVKLIGLKNNCTFCGVFRRQALDRGAALLKVDKLVTGHNADDIAETVLLNILRGDIARLSRCTSITTGEDGPIPRCKPFKYTYEKEIVMYAYFKRLDYFSTECIYSPNAYRGFAREFIKDLERIRPRAILDIIKSGEDFRISTSTKMPEQGNCERCGYISSQKWCKACVLLEGLNRGLPKLGIGRTRGLNNESNKDMKETNGTKGLQSKQCGTLDF from the exons ATGGCGTCGGAGGTGGTGGACGCGACGGCCGCGAAGCCTAGAGGTGGTAGGTTTTGCACCGTCTGTAATGACAGACGCCCCGCCCTTAAGCGTCCCAAAACCCTCGAACAA ATATGCAAGGAGTGTTTCTATGCAGTTTTTGAAGATGAAATTCACAGAGTAATTGTAGATAATCATCTGTTCAAGCCCGGCGAACGCATTGCAATTGGAGCTTCTGGAGGAAAAG ATTCTACTGTACTTGCGTATGTGCTGTCGGAACTGAACATTAGGCACGGTTATGGTTTGGATCTTTTCCTGCTTTCGATTGATGAAGGGATAACTGGTTACAGAGATGATTCACTCGAAACTGTTAAGAGGAATGAAATCCAG TATGGACTACCTCTTAAGGTCGTTTCATATAAAGAATTATATGGGTGGACAATGGATGAGATTGTGAAGCTAATAGGTCTGAAGAATAACTGCAcattttgtggtgtttttCGCCGTCAG GCTCTTGACCGGGGTGCTGCACTGTTGAAAGTAGACAAGCTAGTCACTGGGCATAACGCAGATGATATCGCCGAAACAGTCCTCTTGAACATATTAAGAGGTGACATTGCCAG GCTGAGCAGATGCACCTCGATAACCACTGGTGAAGATGGACCAATTCCAAGATGCAAGCCTTTTAAGTACACCTATGAGAAGGAAATTGTGAT GTATGCATACTTCAAAAGGCTGGATTACTTCTCTACTGAGT GCATTTACTCCCCAAATGCTTATCGTGGCTTCGCTAGGGAATTCATTAAAGATTTAGAAAGGATCAG GCCAAGAGCTATACTCGACATAATAAAGTCTGGGGAGGACTTTAGGATCTCTACTTCTACAAAGATGCCAGAGCAGGGAAATTGCGAGAGATGTGGCTACATTTCCAGCCAG AAATGGTGCAAAGCATGTGTTTTGCTGGAGGGCCTTAATCGGGGTTTGCCTAAGCTGGGCATTGGGCGTACCCGAGGTCTCAACAATGAAAGCAACAAGGATATGAAAGAAACTAATGGAACAAAGGGTTTGCAAAGCAAGCAATGTGGAACCCTCGACTTCTGA
- the LOC105159588 gene encoding LOW QUALITY PROTEIN: uncharacterized protein LOC105159588 (The sequence of the model RefSeq protein was modified relative to this genomic sequence to represent the inferred CDS: deleted 1 base in 1 codon) yields the protein MANLQSSEGPSASDVSDQSSESTLQLNIKTLDSRIFSFYVDKNIVISAFKEKIASEIGVPVGQQRLIFRGKVLKDDHLLSEYIITLNNLYCVYLNKITYVENGDTLHLVERQQSPGSNSGEATSSDGNRGQDSNAGGPHNQIGQIAPSVALGALNVGDAGEAVIPDLSRVIGAVLNSISIANMPGGMHPRLLISHGNETEGSQVNAGSQSHRENQSVPWQALHGQSASYPVQTTNGSAISIPSLDMPIPDSLNTISDFMNRMQLAFPQNGIKLVLSSFVVVTYLSPSASGGAATSELPTNSGGYPTVEALTCVLQHAQRLLHDHAIPALCRTAGRLEQEGGSSDPAVRGQVQTEAVQLGVAMQHLGALLLELGRTTLTLRLGQSPGESFVNAGPAVYISSSGPNPIMVQPFPLQTSSLFGGSSSVELNPVAISPVGVGNVPRNVNIHIHTGASLASIVSTAGNRAPNVEEVQGARVGGTESGEIGAPLRSLATNWQNEGHAESECSANQEQLGRSRGDDTRSHQRSLSSSRIGESETSQTLPHVTIMDDQKAQTEPSIRSKSDPYSRPITSKHVESLEGLSRSNQGNDNLDGSSGIPLGLGLGGLQPKSQDRQPRAQAKNSDAASSSTQKQKPGSVGKQVLQSRASLSTRGDANPPYLGRPSDIARGATGSAPTAKRNAYGHDDVSDAMSQFLHNPSLDDLLAGVSQQTGVGSPDMLRNMLQQFTQNPAMRGTVNQLAQQIDSHDLGSMFSGLDNSGQGGGVDLSRMMQQMMPIVSQALGDISSVSQLNPSSGPAFPGSSSRRNSRTTNDHPQQIDLRQVVQRLEDQCSSEEIFCSLVDRAAQLSCGGRADERIVNQLCSGQLSEEFMEMLHHDISQRLHAEMGS from the exons ATGGCGAATCTGCAGTCCAGTGAGGGTCCAAGTGCGAGTGATGTGTCTGATCAAAGTTCCGAGTCAACTCTTCAGCTGAATATCAAGACCCTGGATTCCAGGATTTTCAGCTTCTATGTTGATAAGAAT ATTGTGATCTCTGCATTCAAGGAGAAAATAGCTAGTGAAATTGGTGTTCCCGTCGGGCAGCAGCGTCTCATTTTCAGGGGCAAGGTCTTGAAAGATGATCACCTTCTTTCTGAATATA TTATTACACTCAATAATCTTTACTGTGTCTACCTTAACAAAATAACATATGTGGAAAATGGGGACACATTACATTTAGTTGAAAGGCAGCAATCTCCTGGCTCCAACAGCGGAGAAGCTACTTCAAGTGATGGTAACAGAG GACAGGATTCCAATGCTGGTGGCCCACACAATCAGATTGGGCAAATCGCCCCCAGTGTAGCATTAGGGGCCTTAAATGTTGGAGATGCAGGGGAGGCTGTTATACCGGATCTAAGTCGG GTCATTGGGGCAGTACTGAACTCAATAAGCATAGCCAACATGCCAGGAGGCATGCACCCTCGTCTTCTG ATTTCTCATGGAAATGAAACAGAAGGGTCACAGGTAAATGCTGGCAGTCAAAGTCACCGTGAAAATCAATCTGTCCCCTGGCAAGCCTTACATGGTCAATCTGCATCCTATCCTGTGCAAACCACAAATGGATCAGCAATTTCCATCCCATCGTTGGACATG CCAATTCCTGATTCGCTGAACACGATTTCCGACTTTATGAACCGAATGCAATTGGCATTTCCACAAAATGGT ATAAAATTAGTCCTCTCAAGTTTTGTTGTTGTGACATATCTATCACCAAGTGCTAGTGGTGGTGCAGCCACCAGTGAATTGCCTACAAATTCAGGTGGTTATCCGACTGTCGAGGCTCTAACCTGTGTTCTGCAACACGCGCAGCGTCTTCTTCATGACCATGCCATTCCAGCATTATGT CGCACTGCAGGTCGTTTAGAGCAAGAGGGAGGTTCAAGTGATCCTGCTGTAAGGGGCCAAGTTCAAACAGAAGCTGTGCAATTAGGTGTTGCAATGCAACATTTAGGTGCACTTCTGCTAGAGTTGGGGAGGACAACTTTGACTCTACGCTTGGGACAATCTCCT GGTGAGTCTTTTGTGAACGCTGGGCCTGCTGTTTATATATCTTCATCAGGGCCTAATCCAATTATGGTTCAG CCTTTTCCTCTTCAAACTAGCTCTCTTTTTGGTGGTTCATCTAGTGTCGAGCTGAATCCTGTGGCTATCAGTCCAGTGGGTGTTGGTAATGTTCcaagaaatgtaaatattcatattcataCTG GGGCATCACTTGCGTCTATTGTTTCAACAGCGGGCAACAGGGCACCAAATGTAGAAGAAGTGCAAGGAGCACGAGTTGGTGGAACTGAATCTG GTGAAATCGGTGCCCCACTTAGAAGTCTAGCCACTAACTGGCAGAATGAAGGCCATGCAGAGTCAG AGTGTTCAGCCAACCAAGAGCAACTTGGCCGCAGTAGAGGAGATGATACAAGAAGTCACCAGAGGAGTTTGTCCAGCAGCAGGATTGGTGAAAGTGAAACCAGTCAAACTTTACCTCATGTCACTATCATGGATGATCAGAAG GCACAAACTGAACCTTCTATCAGGTCTAAGAGCGATCCTTATAGCAGGCCAATTACATCTAAGCATGTTGAAAGCCTCGAGGGGCTGTCAAGATCCAATCAAGGTAATGATAATCTAGATGGATCTTCAGGCATCCCTCTTGGGTTGGGACTGGGAGGCCTTCAGCCTAAG AGTCAAGATAGGCAGCCTAGAGCACAAGCCAAGAATAGTGATGCTGCAAGTTCTAGCACTCAGAAGCAGAAACCTGGATCAGTTGGAAAACAGGTTTTGCAATCTCGGGCATCACTTTCAACAAGGGGAGATGCAAATCCTCCATATTTGGGACGACCTTCAGACATTGCCCGAGGAGCCACCGGGAGTGCTCCTACAGCAAAGCGAAATGCTTATGGCCATGATGATGTATCAGATGCAATGTCTCAATTTCTGCATAATCCTTCCCTGGATGATCTATTGGCTGGGGTTTCACAGCAAACTGGGGTTGGTTCCCCAGACATGTTGAGAAATATGTTGCAACAATTTACTCAAAATCCTGCAATGAGGGGTACGGTGAATCAGCTTGCTCAGCAGATTGACAGCCACGACCTCGGAAGCATGTTTTCAGGTTTGGACAATAGCGGCCAGGGTGGGGGTGTTGATCTGTCTAGAATGATGCAACAAATGATGCCCATAGTCTCCCAAGCTTTAGGAGATATATCATCTGTTTCTCAATTAAATCCTTCTTCAGGACCAGCGTTCCCAGGAAGTAGTTcaagaagaaattcaagaacaaCTAATGACCACCCTCAG CAGATTGATCTTCGTCAAGTGGTTCAGAGGCTTGAAGACCAATGCTCATCTGAGGAGATCTTTTGCTCTCTGGTTGACAGGGCAGCCCAACTTTCTTGTGGTGGTCGTGCGGATGAACGCATTGTAAACCAATTGTGCAGTGGCCAGCTGTCAGAG GAGTTCATGGAGATGCTCCATCATGATATATCCCAGAGACTTCATGCTGAAATGGGATCCTAG